In the Malaya genurostris strain Urasoe2022 chromosome 1, Malgen_1.1, whole genome shotgun sequence genome, one interval contains:
- the LOC131429142 gene encoding stAR-related lipid transfer protein 13, translating to MNSENVANMLPQCYLNENNNVIDADVANTNTATTTTTNTAIIATVTTTAASAISTTTTATSTITEHDHTATMCKIPSPTASGGGLEEMMMMASAGSATNAINNNSKSNELDMINSKDPYAELERYLEKVKAEISEVFAQLESRSEASGPKHSVPVPAVVGTDNKRSTSGSSNSSIRDNNYNTKASICQNVACYSDSVDRASLEATERLLQEIVATLPKQQQSVSSQQHSGSRERNNGAFESTRFCGDPTFIISPGNEHLHHLPHHPHHQHHQHQFHEQELVLKIDEDRDHDKPEKRSQRFNNSNSRPLTIGATDNSQSSDYDNNTCSSSRDLQDSLSDDMSLLEELSVYDSHENEDDGSDSKETSPRQFQQLATPIPRQPHLFQQQHADKLKTSTNSLPSTSRNFSLHNKFRTHQNVIDAKRRQFFLPLEQEPFQPVKSNITELPSPSSTSLHSGYSHLILEDLGTKSSSAPLLMKNEEVELGERRNLRYSRSQSDRHLAEIEAIEACRWLRAAGFPQYAQMYEDHQFPIEINDVAKDHPFLENDPLQSLYRRLHTLNRCANMHIDTHQHSHPPKPSEDSDDDSCALSEAWTFAHNSRRWSRVEDAAGLVSVIKQKHGNKSDVSTVNETDSAEDSSKSGSKTTTDDKESWGDDGGPLSILSDSDQQDGPVRLRRTGSERLKDGAKAFLRRVESIKSRRRKRQNRDGLVICGPHSSHLSPVHHTFDDLKHIDMISFSNPSSPRSSSAHSEHRKGNTLGTNEIVSNLLSPYTLSPFGHMVDDKKDPKRSPNRSSPLHFFIQLQEAKSGDDSSSICSEDSQDLNTGYFAGRIVKTPSKKYPKSKKILRNKMAAEDPGALSDSEYQSKLRRDKVSSDLKQTTNNNTVPVSKLNRGGSLNLGKNSKRYRDAFNNRSMRLAKTSDEKSGDDRKRTTVARWHSFQQPKNSDGRRMSVIESKDENAKDKGKHSEGTSIYEMSCGQLLVVRKLALVTLTGYMERYCPTHRSGWNWDLPKFIKRIKTPDYKDRRVFGIPLVLNLQRYGNTLPEIIQMAFNWLEVNAMDQVGLFRKPGVKSRIAKLKSTIESSNNMINRMDVFDDYHAYDVADMLKQYFRELPDPLLTAKLSETFVAIFQYLPIEVRMEAVQSAILLLPDEHREVIYALLNFLAKVVASASQNQMTANNLAVCLAPSLFYSITGNRSSTASPRRKKGAIGQPDEKELSETRASHDCLSFLIQHYRTLWTISSDRMRKCSFNYMEESKPVPLESLGAELHVQNWRGYLTECIKECVREGKERPRGWVSLNSADPSVTIYFKKVGDGHPLRLWKAVTEVEAPPTEVINHILNERHLWDDYLLKSKIVERLDNDTDVFQYVCGQPVTDYCVLRQWNKQQSRGACVIVEVSISHNGAQPLLDGVRGVVLASRYLIEPCGSGKCKLMHLSRVDMKGRTPDWYNKNYGHICQQYLTRIKKFFEHYTEGPESKV from the exons ATGAATTCAGAAAATGTTGCCAATATGTTACCGCAGtgttatttgaatgaaaataacaatgtgATAGACGCGGATGTTGCAAATACTAACACTGCCACTACTACCACCACCAACACCGCAATCATCGCTACGGTCACTACTACCGCTGCTAGTGCTATTAGTACTACAACGACGGCGACCAGTACCATTACCGAACACGATCATACGGCGACGATGTGCAAAATACCATCGCCGACTGCTTCTGGTGGTGGGCTCGaagagatgatgatgatggcatCTGCTGGCAGTGCCACTAATGCTATCAACAATAACAGTAAAAGCAACGAGTTAGACATGATCAATAGCAAGGACCCGTACGCCGAGTTGGAGAGATATCTGGAAAAGGTCAAG gcTGAAATCTCCGAGGTATTTGCACAGTTGGAATCAAGAAGCGAAGCGAGTGGGCCGAAACATTCCGTACCAGTACCGGCGGTCGTCGGAACCGACAACAAAAGGTCAACGAgtggcagcagcaacagcagcatccGTGACAACAATTACAACACCAAAGCCAGCATTTGCCAAAATGTGGCCTGCTATAGCGATTCGGTGGACAGGGCCAGTCTGGAGGCAACGGAACGTTTGCTCCAGGAGATTGTCGCCACGCTGCCCAAGCAGCAACAA TCTGTGTCATCGCAACAACACTCCGGATCGAGGGAGCGTAACAATGGTGCTTTTGAATCGACTCGTTTCTGCGGTGATCCCACGTTCATCATTAGTCCGGGAAATGAACATCTACATCATCTTCCTCATCATCCTCATCATCAGCACCATCAGCATCAGTTTCATGAGCAGGAGTTAGTGTTAAAAATCGATGAAGATCGTGATCATGATAAGCCAGAAAAACGTTCTCAGCGATTCAATAACTCAAACAGCCGCCCCCTCACTATTGGTGCTACCGACAATAGTCAATCGTCGGATTATGACAACAATACATGCAGTAGTAGCCGTGATTTACAGGACAGTTTGTCCGATGATATGAGCTTACTGGAAGAGCTAAGCGTTTACGATAGTCATGAAAACGAGGACGACGGCTCGGATAGTAAGgaaacgtcaccaagacaattCCAGCAGCTAGCAACACCCATTCCAAGACAGCCTCACCTGTTTCAACAACAGCACGCAGACAAACTTAAAACCAGTACAAATAGTCTACCTTCAACTAGCCGCAATTTTAGTCtacataataaatttagaactcaCCAGAACGTAATCGATGCCAAAAGACGGCAATTTTTCCTGCCCCTGGAGCAGGAGCCGTTCCAGCCAGTAAAATCCAACATCACCGAGTTGCCATCGCCGAGCAGTACCTCCCTGCACAGCGGCTACAGTCACCTGATTTTGGAAGATCTGGGAACCAAATCCAGTTCGGCACCGTTACTGATGAAGAACGAAGAGGTGGAACTGGGAGAACGGAGG AATTTGAGGTATTCCCGATCGCAGAGTGACCGGCATCTTGCAG aAATTGAAGCTATCGAAGCGTGTCGATGGCTCAGAGCTGCCGGATTCCCACAGTACGCCCAGATGTACGAAG ATCATCAGTTTCCGATCGAGATCAATGACGTTGCCAAGGATCACCCGTTTCTGGAAAACGATCCGTTGCAGTCGTTATACCGTCGGCTGCACACCTTGAACCGATGTGCCAATATGCACATCGATACACACCAGCATTCGCATCCACCGAAGCCCAGCGAAGATTCGGATGATGACAGTTGTGCGCTTTCCGAGGCTTGGACATTTGCTCACAATAGCCGACGGTGGTCGAGGGTCGAAGATGCAGCTGGGCTAGTCAGTGTGATTAAACAGAAACATGGCAACAAGAGTGATGTCAGTACCGTTAACGAAACAGATTCGGCAGAGGATTCGTCCAAAAGTGGCTCGAAGACGACTACGGATGACAAGGAAAGCTGGGGCGATGATGGTGGACCGCTCAGTATACTGTCGGACAGTGATCAACAGGATGGGCCCGTACGGCTCCGAAGGACTGGGAGCGAAAGACTCAAGGATGGAGCCAAAGCGTTCCTTCGGAGGGTAGAATCGATCAAGTCGCGCAGAAGGAAACGCCAGAATCGTGACGGGCTGGTGATCTGTGGACCTCATTCGTCCCATTTATCTCCGGTTCATCATACGTTTGATGATTTGAAACATATCGATATGATTTCATTTTCGAATCCTTCTTCTCCGCGTTCCTCGTCGGCACATTCTGAACACCGAAAAGGGAATACCCTTGGAACCAACGAGATCGTATCCAACTTACTGTCCCCGTACACTCTTAGTCCGTTCGGTCACATGGTAGATGATAAGAAAGATCCCAAACGTAGCCCCAACAGATCTAGTCCGTTACATTTTTTCATTCAACTACAAGAGGCAAAGTCGGGCGATGATTCATCGTCAATTTGCAGTGAAGATAGTCAAGATTTGAACACCGGCTATTTCGCCGGGAGAATCGTTAAGACACCAAGCAAGAAATATcccaaatcgaaaaaaatacttcGTAATAAGATGGCCGCCGAAGACCCGGGTGCTTTGTCGGACTCGGAGTATCAGTCAAAGTTGAGAAGAGATAAAGTGTCCAGCGATTTGAAGCAAACGACTAACAATAACACCGTTCCGGTGTCGAAACTGAATCGGGGAGGTTCACTAAATCTGGGCAAAAATTCAAAACGGTACCGAGATGCATTTAACAATCGCTCAATGAGACTTGCGAAAACTAGCGATGAGAAAAGTGGTGACGATCGGAAACGCACTACCGTGGCCAGGTGGCACAGTTTCCAGCAACCCAAGAACTCAGACGGCCGCCGGATGAGCGTTATCGAGTCCAAGGACGAAAATGCTAAAGACAAAGGAAAACATTCGGAAGGTACTAGCATATACGAAATGTCTTGTGGGCAGTTGTTGGTAGTACGGAAACTTGCTCTAGTCACACTAACGGGTTACATGGAACGTTACTGCCCAACACATCGCTCTGGCTGGAATTGGGATCTACCAAAGTTCATCAAACGAATAAAAACACCGGATTACAAAGACAGGCGAGTCTTCGGGATACCTCTGGTACTCAATTTGCAACGGTATGGAAATACTTTACCGGAGATAATCCAGATGGCGTTTAATTGGTTGGAGGTGAATGCGATGGATCAGGTTGGATTATTCCGGAAACCGGGTGTAAAATCTCGGATCGCAAAACTGAAGTCAACCATTGAATCTAGCAATAATATGATCAATCGAATGGATGTTTTTGATGATTACCATGCATACGACGTCGCCGACATGCTGAAGCAATATTTTAGAGAACTACCAGATCCGCTGCTAACTGCCAAACTATCGGAAACGTTCGTTGCAATATTTCAGT ATCTTCCCATTGAAGTTCGTATGGAAGCCGTACAGTCAGCCATTTTACTGCTTCCCGACGAGCATCGTGAAGTCATTTATGCTTTACTAAATTTTCTGGCTAAGGTTGTGGCAAGTGCAAGTCAAAATCAGATGACGGCCAACAACCTGGCGGTCTGTTTGGCACCGTCTCTGTTCTATTCCATAACGGGCAACAG GTCCTCGACGGCTTCACCGCGTAGAAAAAAGGGAGCCATTGGACAACCGGACGAGAAGGAACTTTCCGAAACACGGGCATCCCATGACTGTCTAAGCTTTCTCATTCAACACTACCGCACCTTATGGACCATATCTAGCGATCGGATGCGAAAATGCAGCTTTAATTACATGGAGGAATCAAAACCGGTTCCACTTGAATCACTGGGAGCGGAATTGCATGTGCAAAATTGGCGGGGTTATCTAACCGAGTGCATCAAGGAGTGCGTACGCGAGGGGAAAGAAAG ACCACGAGGTTGGGTTTCACTGAATTCAGCTGATCCCAGTGTAACCATATATTTCAAAAAGGTCGGCGATGGACATCCATTACGGTTGTGGAAGGCTGTGACTGAGGTTGAAGCCCCTCCTACTGAAGTGATCAATCACATTCTAAATGAGCGACATTTGTGGGACGattatttgttgaaatcgaaaattgttgaACGACTGGATAATGACACAGATGTGTTTCAATATGTATGTGGACAACCAGTTACCGATTACTGTGTTCTCCG GCAGTGGAATAAGCAACAATCACGTGGCGCCTGCGTCATAGTCGAGGTTTCTATTAGTCATAATGGTGCTCAGCCATTGCTGGATGGAGTGCGCGGAGTTGTGCTGGCCTCTCGGTATTTAATCGAACCGTGCGGCAGTGGAAAATGTAAACTTATGCATCTGTCCCGTGTTGACATGAA GGGTCGAACACCGGATTGGTATAACAAAAACTACGGTCACATTTGTCAGCAATATCTTACTAGAATCAAAAAGTTTTTCGAACATTACACCGAGGGACCTGAGAGTAAAGTATAG
- the LOC131429150 gene encoding uncharacterized protein LOC131429150 isoform X2 has translation MNTQMKLQRDHYPGAERTRRAKLKFFSELKSFYKEKQKTYIESNTSEGNKDEPKVNLSIPGTPVCSRYLGSLSRRQSESNEKKQPPVQLPNEIVISSLVIDKFLQDMKSLNDEEQHAEVVNIEEFGTDNEDEQSKSDGDQQFQSDLAQQYFKESDEKHAYQRTFSEAVQTLHSAEVRSPVVKRYFDESQANHSYSRSFNEAFSQLDPQNLKSDPLLIDSEVITKGYKSSVPGTPISSTRLDQLRRHNYISDSSDDDDDDDPKNRSESILTDPLEKFIKDMEQLKADKENIKIEKKPLTNFAVDEYLASSEKQKSYARSFSQAAQTLYGSEVKSPVVKRYFEQSEQKKAFRRDFSEVYQELSEVEQPIKIDSTADKVVPDEQQNEITEIPVPRIDSLEELFGKHPEKKKLDNKPMNDFSVDSYMTSSDARKTYARTFSEAAQSLHTSDVKSPTVRNYFNQSEAKHSFRRGFSEAYQEVNLDEITNDIIPTHRAAKLASAEPPKQDDVILCSSAGDDDRLQPTDRNPSVKQTKRSISVPGTPINSRKLYPREKQPCPVESKPKYDPPSHAHRPPAVRARTASASENTDKEFWKRFGATAV, from the exons ATGAACACCCAGATGAAACTGCAACGTGACCACTATCCAGGGGCTGAACGGACCCGGCGTGCCAAATTAAAGTTTTTCTCTGAGCTCAAAAGTTTCTACAAGGAAAAACAGAAAACCTATATCGAATCAAATACCTCGGAAGGAAATAAAGACGAACCGAAGGTGAATCTGTCTATTCCCGGTACTCCCGTTTGTTCGCGTTACCTAGGATCGTTGTCACGTCGTCAATCGGAGTCCAATGAGAAGAAGCAACCGCCTGTGCAGCTACCAAACGAAATCGTCATCAGCAGTTTAGTTATCGATAAGTTTTTACAGGACATGAAGTCTCTAAACGATGAAGAACAGCATGCGGAAGTAGTTAACATAGAGGAATTCGGAACGGATAACGAAGATGAGCAAAGCAAGTCGGATGGTGACCAACAATTTCAGAGCGACTTAGCCCAACAGTATTTTAAGGAATCGGACGAAAAACATGCTTACCAGAGGACGTTTAGTGAAGCAGTGCAAACGTTACACTCGGCTGAGGTTCGAAGTCCGGTTGTGAAACGTTACTTCGATGAATCGCAGGCTAATCATAGCTACAGTCGTAGTTTTAATGAGGCATTTTCACAACTGGATCCTCAAAACTTGAAAAGTGACCCATTATTGATTGATTCCGAGGTCATTACCAAAGGGTACAAATCATCGGTACCAGGAACACCAATCAGCTCGACCCGTCTGGACCAATTAAGGAGACATAATTACATAAGTGACTCTTCagatgacgacgatgatgacgatCCAAAAAACCGTTCTGAATCCATTTTAACTGATCCTctagaaaaatttataaaagataTGGAACAACTAAAAGCCgacaaagaaaacataaaaatcgaaaagaaaCCATTGACTAACTTTGCGGTAGATGAATACTTAGCATCATCTGAGAAACAGAAATCGTATGCAAGATCATTCTCCCAAGCGGCACAAACTTTATATGGGAGCGAAGTGAAAAGTCCTGTAGTCAAACGGTATTTCGAACAGTCTGAACAGAAAAAAGCATTCCGTCGTGATTTTTCCGAAGTTTACCAGGAATTAAGCGAAGTAGAGCAACCGATAAAAATTGATTCAACAGCGGATAAGGTTGTACCAGACGAACAACAAAATGAAATTACCGAAATTCCCGTGCCAAGAATAGACTCACTAGAAGAATTATTCGGCAAACATCCTGAAAAAAAGAAACTAGATAATAAACCCATGAATGATTTCAGCGTTGACTCGTACATGACTTCATCGGATGCTAGGAAAACTTATGCACGAACTTTTTCCGAAGCTGCACAATCGTTGCATACTAGCGATGTAAAAAGTCCAACTGTTCGAAACTATTTCAATCAATCCGAGGCAAAACATTCCTTCCGCCGCGGATTTTCCGAAGCATATCAGGAAGTGAATTTGGATGAAATCACTAACGATATTATACCAACACACCGGGCAGCGAAGCTAGCGTCAGCTGAGCCACCAAAGCAGGACGATGTAATTTTATGCTCCAGTGCCGGTGATGATGATAGACTCCAGCCAACGGATAGGAACCCATCGGTCAAACAAACGAAAAGAAGCATTTCTGTTCCGGGAACACCGATCAACTCGAGAAAACTATACCCCAGGGAGAAGCAGCCATGTCCGGTCGAGTCGAAGCCAAAGT ATGATCCACCGTCGCATGCCCACCGCCCTCCTGCTGTGCGAGCTCGTACGGCTTCCGCTTCAGAAAACACGGATAAGGAGTTTTGGAAAAGATTCGGGGCTACTGCAGTGTAA
- the LOC131429150 gene encoding uncharacterized protein LOC131429150 isoform X1, producing the protein MNTQMKLQRDHYPGAERTRRAKLKFFSELKSFYKEKQKTYIESNTSEGNKDEPKVNLSIPGTPVCSRYLGSLSRRQSESNEKKQPPVQLPNEIVISSLVIDKFLQDMKSLNDEEQHAEVVNIEEFGTDNEDEQSKSDGDQQFQSDLAQQYFKESDEKHAYQRTFSEAVQTLHSAEVRSPVVKRYFDESQANHSYSRSFNEAFSQLDPQNLKSDPLLIDSEVITKGYKSSVPGTPISSTRLDQLRRHNYISDSSDDDDDDDPKNRSESILTDPLEKFIKDMEQLKADKENIKIEKKPLTNFAVDEYLASSEKQKSYARSFSQAAQTLYGSEVKSPVVKRYFEQSEQKKAFRRDFSEVYQELSEVEQPIKIDSTADKVVPDEQQNEITEIPVPRIDSLEELFGKHPEKKKLDNKPMNDFSVDSYMTSSDARKTYARTFSEAAQSLHTSDVKSPTVRNYFNQSEAKHSFRRGFSEAYQEVNLDEITNDIIPTHRAAKLASAEPPKQDDVILCSSAGDDDRLQPTDRNPSVKQTKRSISVPGTPINSRKLYPREKQPCPVESKPKCTYAQTDIPLTPRIRATGGTGRFNVEHYFAASLFRRARSFTGDTDAREDTFVPGGTNDDKLFYLPDDPPSHAHRPPAVRARTASASENTDKEFWKRFGATAV; encoded by the coding sequence ATGAACACCCAGATGAAACTGCAACGTGACCACTATCCAGGGGCTGAACGGACCCGGCGTGCCAAATTAAAGTTTTTCTCTGAGCTCAAAAGTTTCTACAAGGAAAAACAGAAAACCTATATCGAATCAAATACCTCGGAAGGAAATAAAGACGAACCGAAGGTGAATCTGTCTATTCCCGGTACTCCCGTTTGTTCGCGTTACCTAGGATCGTTGTCACGTCGTCAATCGGAGTCCAATGAGAAGAAGCAACCGCCTGTGCAGCTACCAAACGAAATCGTCATCAGCAGTTTAGTTATCGATAAGTTTTTACAGGACATGAAGTCTCTAAACGATGAAGAACAGCATGCGGAAGTAGTTAACATAGAGGAATTCGGAACGGATAACGAAGATGAGCAAAGCAAGTCGGATGGTGACCAACAATTTCAGAGCGACTTAGCCCAACAGTATTTTAAGGAATCGGACGAAAAACATGCTTACCAGAGGACGTTTAGTGAAGCAGTGCAAACGTTACACTCGGCTGAGGTTCGAAGTCCGGTTGTGAAACGTTACTTCGATGAATCGCAGGCTAATCATAGCTACAGTCGTAGTTTTAATGAGGCATTTTCACAACTGGATCCTCAAAACTTGAAAAGTGACCCATTATTGATTGATTCCGAGGTCATTACCAAAGGGTACAAATCATCGGTACCAGGAACACCAATCAGCTCGACCCGTCTGGACCAATTAAGGAGACATAATTACATAAGTGACTCTTCagatgacgacgatgatgacgatCCAAAAAACCGTTCTGAATCCATTTTAACTGATCCTctagaaaaatttataaaagataTGGAACAACTAAAAGCCgacaaagaaaacataaaaatcgaaaagaaaCCATTGACTAACTTTGCGGTAGATGAATACTTAGCATCATCTGAGAAACAGAAATCGTATGCAAGATCATTCTCCCAAGCGGCACAAACTTTATATGGGAGCGAAGTGAAAAGTCCTGTAGTCAAACGGTATTTCGAACAGTCTGAACAGAAAAAAGCATTCCGTCGTGATTTTTCCGAAGTTTACCAGGAATTAAGCGAAGTAGAGCAACCGATAAAAATTGATTCAACAGCGGATAAGGTTGTACCAGACGAACAACAAAATGAAATTACCGAAATTCCCGTGCCAAGAATAGACTCACTAGAAGAATTATTCGGCAAACATCCTGAAAAAAAGAAACTAGATAATAAACCCATGAATGATTTCAGCGTTGACTCGTACATGACTTCATCGGATGCTAGGAAAACTTATGCACGAACTTTTTCCGAAGCTGCACAATCGTTGCATACTAGCGATGTAAAAAGTCCAACTGTTCGAAACTATTTCAATCAATCCGAGGCAAAACATTCCTTCCGCCGCGGATTTTCCGAAGCATATCAGGAAGTGAATTTGGATGAAATCACTAACGATATTATACCAACACACCGGGCAGCGAAGCTAGCGTCAGCTGAGCCACCAAAGCAGGACGATGTAATTTTATGCTCCAGTGCCGGTGATGATGATAGACTCCAGCCAACGGATAGGAACCCATCGGTCAAACAAACGAAAAGAAGCATTTCTGTTCCGGGAACACCGATCAACTCGAGAAAACTATACCCCAGGGAGAAGCAGCCATGTCCGGTCGAGTCGAAGCCAAAGTGTACGTATGCCCAAACTGACATTCCGTTAACTCCTCGCATCCGTGCAACGGGAGGAACCGGTCGCTTCAATGTAGAACATTACTTTGCAGCCAGTCTCTTCAGACGGGCCCGCAGCTTCACCGGCGATACAGATGCTAGGGAAGACACATTCGTTCCTGGTGGCACGAACGATGATAAGCTTTTCTATCTTCCAGATGATCCACCGTCGCATGCCCACCGCCCTCCTGCTGTGCGAGCTCGTACGGCTTCCGCTTCAGAAAACACGGATAAGGAGTTTTGGAAAAGATTCGGGGCTACTGCAGTGTAA
- the LOC131429164 gene encoding homeobox protein HMX3, protein MTQAEEVREVNQVCITNAPDLHTQAAQADRKASPQPLQPPPPPPPPPPRSSSTATDANSDDWNSTNINVFTTGYSNKWHPHVYANPPKHPTPHSIMDILSWKGSLSNNPSPITESTDNYVVPYMLENLSVTKEDDQPLNLCIAKASTQLDKSYEEDTTQESIRSISRERAHSTDAESEIYGSNESQHSLKDTSSSGAQRLEALTMSSKKNSRSESGLDPDDTDDLHLDDSNRRKKKARTTFTGRQIFELEKQFEVKKYLSSSERTEMAKLLNVTETQVKIWFQNRRTKWKKQDGETASIGPTSNSKESKAIKTSSPSPSSSLSSPIYPSSSYSSSHPSTEEKIHQPNKSNAKPFSKHTKVRQNRPKSQDRVNDSHSKDTSKEPKKIVTLLDPSLPNDVESSISASKISLDAICSTTNYLMKPSSPPSSTSLHYATLNQLPSDRLFCQTAMENITHMKE, encoded by the exons ATGACCCAGGCTGAGGAGGTTCGCGAAGTGAATCAAGTGTGCATCACAAATGCACCGGATTTACACACTCAGGCGGCTCAGGCAGATCGCAAAGCATCTCCCCAGCCACTGCAGCCacctccaccaccaccaccaccaccaccgcgtTCATCATCCACAGCAACCGATGCCAACAGTGACGATTGGAACAGTACAAATATCAACGTTTTCACGACCGGGTATTCTAACAAATGGCACCCGCACGTGTACGCAAATCCTCCCAAACACCCAACCCCCCACTCCATCATGGATATCCTTAGCTGGAAAGGGTCCCTTAGCAATAACCCGTCACCCATTACTGAGTCTACTGACAATTACGTGGTGCCATATATGTTGGAAAATCTGAGCGTTACAAAAGAAGATGACCAACCGCTCAATCTGTGCATTGCTAAAGCATCGACGCAATTGGATAAATCCTACGAAGAAG ATACAACACAAGAATCCATTCGTTCTATTAGTCGTGAGCGAGCTCATTCTACCGATGCGGAATCGGAAATTTACGGATCGAACGAGTCCCAGCATTCACTGAAGGACACTTCCTCGTCGGGTGCACAGAGATTGGAGGCGCTAACGATGAGCTCAAAAAAGAACAGCCGGTCGGAATCTGGGCTGGATCCGGATGATACAGATGACCTTCATCTGGATGATAGTAACAGGAGAAAGAAAAAGGCCCGAACAACCTTCACCGGGCGGCAGATATTTGAGTTGGAGAAACaatttgaagtaaaaaaatatctttcatcCAGTGAACGAACGGAAATGGCTAAGCTGCTGAATGTGACGGAAACCCAA gtcaaaatttggttccaaaatcgACGCACTAAATGGAAGAAACAGGACGGCGAAACGGCGTCGATTGGTCCCACCAGTAATAGCAAAGAATCGAAAGCGATCAAAACATCATCTCCGTCACCTTCTTCGTCGCTTTCTTCCCCGATATATCCATCATCTTCCTACTCGTCGTCACATCCATCAACCGAAGAAAAGATACACCAACCAAACAAATCCAATGCTAAACCGTTTAGTAAGCACACCAAAGTGCGTCAGAACCGACCAAAGTCCCAGGACCGGGTCAATGACAGTCATTCGAAGGACACATCAAAAGAGCCTAAGAAAATCGTCACCCTGCTCGATCCTAGTCTGCCGAACGATGTGGAGTCAAGTATATCGGCTTCGAAAATCTCACTGGATGCCATCTGCAGTACGACCAACTATCTTATGAAACCTTCCTCGCCACCAAGTAGCACCTCTCTTCACTATGCAACACTAAATCAACTACCAAGTGATAGACTTTTCTGCCAGACTGCAATGGAGAACATAACACATATGAAGGAGTAG
- the LOC131429204 gene encoding uncharacterized protein LOC131429204 encodes MKASISLGIIVLFYTVVMIFVEVFGSEINDKRLVPAEPFLAPTASIPNISKQSSNHVLNGAKMYEHQHEKREAVTQPSTIESLQADLQQHLRDRKFYVGEPRYIFLRQPESDDDDIAFIPQRGRKSDQAALLEKRDLSIRQMLAGGDYFVPNRGKKQNGNGITKKIKFDDILGPDDFIPNRGKKEYYNPFVSAFGQGRAFNDLPASILSKKNVLTTIQNVSSKEGNREELFYPTRGKKNILDNLSSNQDTFFSSRGRRNPIIWSILSEELDPWDYGINDGDANDAASILDRYQINKIIQ; translated from the exons ATGAAGGCATCTATTTCACTGGGTATTATTGTGCTGTTCTATACGGTGGTGATGATTTTCGTCGAGGTGTTCGGTTCagagataaacgataaacgattagTTCCAGCGGAACCATTTCTTGCCCCAACCGCTTCGATTCCAAATATTTCGAAGCAAAGCTCGAACCATGTTCTGAATGGAGCGAAAATGTATGAGCACCAGCATGAAAAAAG AGAGGCTGTGACTCAGCCGAGTACGATCGAATCACTTCAGGCGGATCTTCAACAGCACCTACGAGATCGAAAGTTTTACGTCGGGGAACCACGGTATATATTTCTGAGGCAACCGGAATCAGATGATGATGATATTGCCTTCATTCCGCAAAGGGGAAGAAAATCCGATCAGGCAGCGTTGCTGGAGAAGAGAGATCTTTCGATCAGACAGATGCTCGCCGGAGGTGATTACTTTGTACCGAATCGGGGCAAGAAACAGAACGGAAACGGTATCACGAAGAAGATTAAATTTGATGACATTCTTGGTCCCGATGATTTTATACCGAATCGGGGAAAGAAAGAGTACTACAATCCGTTCGTATCAGCATTCGGTCAGGGACGTGCGTTCAACGATCTTCCAGCATCGATCTTGTCCAAGAAAAATGTGCTAACCACCATCCAGAATGTCAGTAGCAAAGAGGGTAACCGCGAGGAACTGTTTTATCCAACCCGTGGCAAGAAGAACATTTTGGATAACCTATCTTCGAATCAGGACACATTTTTCTCGTCACGTGGCCGACGAAATCCTATCATCTGGAGTATACTGAGCGAAGAATTGGATCCGTGGGATTACGGAATCAACGATGGCGATGCCAACGATGCCGCCTCAATACTTGATCGTTATCAAATTAACAAGATAATCCAGTGA